Genomic DNA from Turicibacter faecis:
CCCCTTTAAAATTGCCAACTGTAATGCCTTTCTAATTTCCTCTTGCGTAAACTCTAACCCCTCTAACTTCGCATAATGCGATTTTAAAATCTCTTTCGACTCTTCATTAAGAGATAAATTAATCTCTTGTGACATGATATTTTGACAACTTTCACACATCGCATGTAAATAATTCATCTTTAACTCTGAGCTAATGATCATCGAGGTTTCATCTACGAGATCAAATAGTTGTTCAATTACTTCGGGTCTAAGCACTAAAAATCACCTCTTCATGATATACAAATTGATTTTACTACAACTTTAAACCGTTGTCACGGCTTTAGCCAAAAAATGTTATAACGTTTAAGTAAAAGAGATAACGCTTTCTACATGACACATAAATCCAATTTATAAGCTCTCCTGTTCCACGTCTATCTTACCAAAAATTTCATAAGTAACCCCTCCTTAACTTCCAAGGTTATCTTTTAATTCGAAGGACATCGACGCTAAGAAAAACTAGTACCTTTTGATCATGCAAAAATATGAGTTAGGAGACATCGAATGGAAGCACTTCTTACTAGGAGTATGCAAGTTAAAACATCTACCTCTTAAGCTAAACTTTTCTATTTAAAATAAAAGAACCTATAGGCCCACACTTTTTTTAAGTGTCTCTCTTATAGGTTCTCATTCAGCCAAAGTCGACGAATGTTTAATCATTTCGCAACAGTCTCATTTTTTTCTGCCGCTTTAGATCCCGATTTATCAAATTCATTCACGATATTATTTATAAACTTAGGGGCTTGATCCAATAATCGCTCATAAAGTGACGTACGTTCCTCAACGTGTTTTAACTCAACCCCAGATTCATTGACGATTAAAAAGGCAATGGGTGTAATCGAAACTCCACCACCACTTCCGCCCCCAAATGGAGAACCATCGGTTGTTGATTTGCGCTCAGTTTCAAATTCGCTACCTCCCGCTCCAAATCCAAAACTTACTTTAGAAACAGGAATAATCGTGTCCCCGTGATCTGTTTTTAAAGGATTTCCAACAATGGTATCGACATCAACCATTTTCTTCAAGCTTTCCATTGAAATTTTCATTAAATTATGTATTGGATGTTCTGCCATAAAATTATTCCTCCTCAATTTTTAGCATCCGTTTAATTGTTAATAATTCTTTAAAGGATAACAAAAGAACAAGTATAATATCGACGATTCGAAACGAGAGTATACATGAAAGGCTAATAAAAAGTGAATTCCCCTTAAATTTACTTTTTACATCAAAGTGATAGTGATCCACTTTCTTAACGTATCTTTCAATAAAGGCATAAAAATTGGCTTGAAATGTCCACAATGCTCCGATGATGCACCCGGTGGTCATGGCATCGTCTAAACTGAAATCAATCATCGACTCTAAGCGATGAATTCTAATTCTATTCGTTAGACGAATAAGAACTTTTCGAGAGAGTTTAAAAATCGTCTTGCCCCGTCTAATCATAGATTTTATCGCTCTCATATCTAATTTGCGTGTCACCTTTTTTTGTTTAATCTTAACTGCCCTTGTCTTTTTCCGACGCTTCTTCCTAGTGCCCCCCATCTCCTTCTTCGGCATCGATGGAGATGGATCAACAATCGGCTCTTTTTTAACTTTAACTGTTTCCTTAAATTCAACCCGGGTCAACTCTTGTTTTGTTTCCTCTTGAACCCTCGCAAACTGGGATTCTACCTTCTCCTTCGTAGAATCCTTTAAAAAATCAGTCATCTCTAAGCGATACTTCAGCCAAAGATAGCGTAACTCAACCCACCCATCCTGCTGATTTAAAAACAATTCAACTTTAATTTTTATAAATGACAAAATAATAATGAGTCCTAATAAGACAAGTAAAAAATAACCGATAAACCGCATGACGTAATCCCCTTAATTTTTTATTTTTCCATAGTATGGATGAAATACCTTTCTTTTATACTTCTAGATGATCTTCTCAAATAAAAAAACATTAGCTCATTTAGCTAACGTTTTTTGTTTTGCTATTCAATAAAATTAATATGATACTCTTTAAACCAAAGATGGAATTGATATAAATAAGCAATCAACTGTGGCTGTGTCATTAACTGTCCGAACCATGGACGTGTAATAATCTCATCACTCGTATTGGCAAGAGCCCATAGTTTTTCCTCATCAAAAATCTCATGTAAAATTGAATCTGGATCATTCAATGCCTCTCTTAATAGCGCTTGGATTAACTCTGTATAATGCGGATTATGGGTTTTAGGATATGGATTTTTTTTACGATACAACACTTCATCCGGCAATACTCCCTCTAAAGCTTTACGTAATAATCCTTTTTCCATTCCACCATGAAATTTCATTTCCCATGGAATATTATATAGATACTCCATTAGACGATGGTCGGCAAATGGAACCCTAACTTCAAGACTCGCTCCCATGCTCATTCGATCTTTGCGATCTAGTAAGGTTGTCATAAACCATTTCGTATTTAAATACGTCAACTGACGTTTTTCATTATTTAATACACTATCTCCTTCTAAAATAGGGGCACTCGCAATCGATTCATTAAATCGTTTCGTTGCATAGCCAACAAGATCTAACTTCTCTTGCCATTCCGGTTTTAAAAGTGTATTACGAATCGCTAAATCACGAAGCCATGGAAACATTCCATTCATCGGTTCACGGTAAAACCAAGGATATCCCCCAAAAATTTCATCGGCGCATTCTCCTGATAAACTCACGGTATAATCCT
This window encodes:
- the ytfJ gene encoding GerW family sporulation protein, which encodes MAEHPIHNLMKISMESLKKMVDVDTIVGNPLKTDHGDTIIPVSKVSFGFGAGGSEFETERKSTTDGSPFGGGSGGGVSITPIAFLIVNESGVELKHVEERTSLYERLLDQAPKFINNIVNEFDKSGSKAAEKNETVAK
- a CDS encoding DUF2953 domain-containing protein produces the protein MRFIGYFLLVLLGLIIILSFIKIKVELFLNQQDGWVELRYLWLKYRLEMTDFLKDSTKEKVESQFARVQEETKQELTRVEFKETVKVKKEPIVDPSPSMPKKEMGGTRKKRRKKTRAVKIKQKKVTRKLDMRAIKSMIRRGKTIFKLSRKVLIRLTNRIRIHRLESMIDFSLDDAMTTGCIIGALWTFQANFYAFIERYVKKVDHYHFDVKSKFKGNSLFISLSCILSFRIVDIILVLLLSFKELLTIKRMLKIEEE